Within Pelotomaculum schinkii, the genomic segment ATGCTCTATCGACAGACCAACGTATTGATCCTGGACGAGCCCACGGCAGTACTTACACCGGGAGAAGTCAAGGATCTTTTTACGATTCTGAAAAAAATTGCCGCGAGCGGCAAGGCTGTTGTGGTGATCACCCACAAGCTCAGCGAAGTAATGACGGTGGCGGACCGGGTGACGGTGCTGCGTGACGGTGTCGTGGCCGGGACGGCGTTGCAGGAAGAAATATCTGAAAGCAACCTGGCTGCCCTGATGATTGGGCGGGAAATGCCGCAGCCGGCGGCTAAAACAGCGGTTGCGGCGGGACGAACCGTACTGGAACTAAAAGACATGCATGTCCGGGGAGAAGGTGGCAGCGAAGCCCTGGCAGGTGTCAATATTGCCGTACGGGAAGGGGAAATCCTCGGTATCGCCGGGGTGGCCGGCAACGGGCAAAAAGAACTGGCCGAAGCAGTCACCGGGCTGCGCCGTATCAGCGGGGGCAGCATTTTTCTCGGTGATGAGGACGTAACCGGGCTCCCGGTCCGGCAGCGGATCGACCGGGGTATCGGCTATGTGCCGGAAGACCGCCTCGGCACCGGACTTGTGCCGGGCCTAAGCGCCACCGACAACATGATCCTCAAAAATTACCGGAAACCGGGCAGCAACCGGGGCTTCTTCATTCGCCACAGCGATGTACAGAAACAAACCGGGGATTTAATCAAAAAGTTTTCTGTCCGGCTGGCCGACCCCGCCCTGCCGGTCCGTTTTCTTTCCGGCGGCAATCTGCAACGTTTGCTGCTGGCCCGTGAAATTTCAAGCCAACCGCGTCTATTGGTTGCCGTCTACCCGGTGCGGGGACTTGATATCGCGGCGACCGAGGCGATCCACAGCCTGCTGTTCGACCTCCGTGCAACGGGCGCGGCGGTACTCCTGATATCTGACGACCTGGAAGAAATTTTCAAAATGTCCGACCGTATTGCCGTTCTATACCGCGGCCGGGTCCAGTCTGTATTCCCAAATACCGGTGATACCGATATGGAAATCCTTGGCCGGCTCATGACCGGCGCAGCACAAAGAGAGGAAGAGGTATCATGAGTGTCAAACCGGCGCTGCGGCTGGAAAAAAGGCTGGAAACGTCCAGATCGGCGGCTTTCCTGGTACCGGTCGTTTCAGTAGTTCTGGCGCTCTTTACCGGGGCGCTGTTCTTCTGGTTCTCCGGTAAAAACCCGGCTGTCGTTTACAGCTCAATGTTCTATGGAGCCTTCGGCTCTGCCTACGGACTTTCCGAGACAGTGGTCAAGGCGATCCCGCTGTCCCTGTGCGGACTGGGTATTGCCCTGGCCTTCCGTATGCAGCTTTGGAATATCGGGGGCGAGGGTCAGTTTTATATGGGGGCTATGGCTGCCACCTGGGTAGCCCTCTTTCACCCCCAGCTGCCGGGCTGGATTATGCTCCCGGCCATGTTCCTGGCCGGTTTTATCGCCGGAGGTTTATGGGGCCTGCTGCCGGCTGTGCCGAGGGCCTACCAGGGAGTGAACGAAACCATAACCACCCTCATGCTCAATTACATAGCCATCTTCTGGGTGGACTACCTGGTGCACGGCCCGTGGCGGGACCCGGCAGGTTTTAATTTCCCCTTGACGGCGCAGTTTGTCCCGTCGGCAATCCTGCCTGCCTTTGGAACGACCAGGATTCACGCCGGACTGATCTTTACCATAGCAGCCGCGCTGGTGATGTACCTGGTCATGCGGAACACGCGCACAGGCTTTGAGATAAAAGTGATCGGCGAAAGCCAGAGCGCCGCCCGTTATGCCGGTATAAGTCTGGAAAAGAATATCCTGCTGGTGATGCTGTTCAGCGGCGCCCTCTGCGGCCTGGCCGGCATGGCGGAGGTCTCCGGTATCGCAGGCCGCCTGCAGGAGGGCTTGAGCCCCGGGTACGGCTATACGGCCATTATCGTGGCCTGGCTTTCTCGTTTGAACCCCCTGGCCCTGCCTGTAGTCGCCTTTATGTTCGGTGGGCTGCAGGTGGGCGGCTACTCCGTTCAGACCAGCGGCGTGCCGGCTACCACCGTCTCCATGCTCCAGGGACTGCTGCTGTTTTTTGTGCTGGGAGGAGAGTTGTTTTACCGCTATCGTTTGTCCTGGCGGAGTAAGTCTATCAAGGAGGGAGCCAACTCATGACCAACGATCTGCTCATCGCTATACTGGCGACCTCAGTAATGGTTGGAACACCGATTCTGTTCGCTTCACTCGGGGAAATACTTACAGAGCGGGCCGGGATTTTGAACCTGGGCGTGGAGGGGGTTATGCTGGTCGGCGCAGTTAGCGGTTTTGCCGTAGCCCTGTTCAGCCACAACCCCTGGCTGGGGGTGACCGGGGCCATGCTGGCCGGCGGCGCCCTGGCCCTGGCGCACGCTGTTCTCTGCGTCACCCTAAAGGCGAACCAGGTTGTGAGCGGGCTGGCCCTGGCTCTATTTGGCGCGGGTTTAAGCGGCTATCTGGGCAAGTCTCTGGTCGGCATCCCCCTCCCGGTAAAAATAGCAGCCTCCAAAGTCCCCCTGCTTGGCGACATCCCCTTTTTGGGGCCGGTGTTTTTTCAGCAGGACGGGATGGTTTATCTGGGCTACCTGATCGCTCCGGCCCTGTGGTACCTGCTCTTTCGGACCAGAACAGGCCTCTCTGTCCGCGCGGTGGGCGAAAACCCGGGCGCGGCCGACGCGCTCGGCATCAGCGTTTCCCTCACCCGTTACGCCTGCACCATAGCGGGCGGGATGTTGGCCGGCGCCGGAGGCGCCTATCTTTCCCTGGCCTACGCCCCGGCCTGGCTGGAGAACATGACGGCGGGGCGCGGCTGGATTGCCATAGCCCTGGTTATTTTTGCCGCCTGGAACCCGCTTTACGCCCTGGCCGGCGCCTACCTGTTCGGCGGCATCGACGCGCTTTCCCTGCGATTGCAGGCGATGAACGTGACGGTTTCCCCGTTCTTCTTGAGAATGCTGCCTTACCTTTTTACTTTACTGGTACTGGTGCTGGTCACCAGAAAGTCAACCCGCCACCGCTTCGGCGCACCCAAGGCCCTTGGACTGCCCTACGAACGGGAAGAGCGGTGATGATGTGAAGAAAGCAGGAAAAAAAATTCTTTCCGGCGCGCGCGGAGTATGGCTGCGTAAGCCGGAAACCAAAATCAAAGAAAGCGCGAAAATTTACAAACGCAAAGGACGCAGGCGCCAGGAGCAACATTAAGAAGAAATTCAAAAGCACATCGCGGGAATGGTTCTTATTAACCGATAATAATATGCTCCTTCACATAATGAAAACTATCTTCAGGCCGCCGGGTGCGGAATAAGAGCAGCAAGGAAATGAGACCGATACGGCCAATCAGCATGACGGCAATGATGATGGCCTTCCCCGCTTTGGAAAGTTCGCCGGTGATACCCATGGAAAGACCGGTTGTGCCGAACGCGGAACAAACCTCAAAAATAATTTCTGTGGTTGAGAAGTTTTCAATAGCCGCCAGAGCGACTACAGAGACAAAAATGAGGATCACCGCCAAAAAGAACACCAGCAGCGCCTTCACAATATCTTCCTGGTAAAGTTCCCGTTGGAACACTTTAACATGATTGCTTCCTTCCAGATAAGCTTTTAGGCTAAGCAACAGCACAGCAAAGGTTGTGGTGCGAATGCCGCCGCCACAGCTGCTGGGAGAAGCGCCGATAAACATCAGCAGGGATAAAAACAACAGTGTTGACGAACTGAAAATATTCATATCAATGGAACTGAAACCGCCATTTCGCGTGGTTAGTGATTGAAAAAGCGCCACCGCTATTTTTTGGCTCCACGGCATTCCAGCCAGAGTGCTTGAATATTCGGAAAGCAATATAAAGAAAAACCCGGCAATAACCAGAATGCCAAAGGTGATCGTAGTAATTTTTGTGTAAAGAGAAAACCGCAGCTTTCTTTGCTTGCGCCAGGAGAGGAGGTTGGAATAAGACTCCAGAAGCACCGGAAAACCTATGGCGCCGGCCAGAAGTAAAGTACCGATGACACCCTTCACAATATAATCCTGTTGAAAATCCAAAAGACTGTTGCCGAACAGGTCAAATCCGGCATTTGTAAAACCGGATATTCCGTGAAACACTCCCATGCCCAGCGCGCTTAAAAAGGGCGCCTGGTAATTATATATAAAATGGATGGTCAAAATCAGCGCGCCCAATAATTCAAACAGGATGGCTACCTTTAAAATAAACAGGATTAGTTTGACCATTCCCTGCAGGGATATCTGGTTTTGATCAGCCCTGATCATCAGGCGTTCCCGGAGACGGATCTGGTTGCCCCGCATAACGAAAAACAGAGTTCCCATAGACATGATACCGATGCCTCCAAACTGGATTAAAAAAGCCAGTATGGTTCGTCCGGCCAGGCTAAAGGTGTCCCTCGTTACGACAGTGGTAAGTCCCGTTACGCTGATCGCGCTGGTAGCTGTAAAAAGGGCGTCAATAAACTCAAGTTTAACCCCCGGCTGTAGTGCGAAGGGACTGCTGAGCAGAACCGACCCGAGAAAGGCAAAAAGCAGATACCCCAGCACAATAAACTGTATTGGCGTGAGGATTTTTTTCTGATTCAAAGGAACAGGCCTGATCTTCTCCAAGTCATGCACTCCCTGAAAATCAAAATTTGGACAAGATGTTCTGCCCAAAATAATATTATAGTGGAAAAGTAAATAAATACAACTCAAAATTTATTCTTTCCGGCGACATAATGACTATACGATGAGTATGGCATAAGCTGTCACGGGGACGGCCCCTTTGACAGACTGGTAGTGACGTCAAAGGAGCCGTCCCCGCAATAACTCCAAAGTACACGGATCAGGAACGAGGCTTTACACTTTAAATTAACTGCTGTACTTTCGTTTTCTGAATTTCCAGGCAAACAATAATCCGAGTAAAATAACAGCTGCACTGACCGAAATATAGCCTATTTGCACAGGAGACATTTGATTGCTTGTGCCCCTGTTACCAAATGGATTCATCCCTTCATTGCCGGGCGCGGCGCCGGGGCGGGCATTGGCTCTGCCGGGCTGCTGCATACCGGCAGGCATATTTTTCATTCTCTCAATCCTGTCATCGTCCAGGCCCAATTCTTTTAGCCGGGCAATCTGTTCAGCTGAAAGCTCGCCATTCTCTGTTTCCTGCATAATTTTCATTATCTCAGCCATATTCTCTTGATTCTGCATATTTCTGTCGCCGGGGGGGCCGCCGCTATTAGCAGGTTGAGGCTCTCTATTGTTGTTTTGCTCAGCAGGGATACCCTGGTTATTATTCCGGCCCTCACCGCCCGGCATGCCACCCGCGCCGTTACCTCTCATACCGCCGCCCATACCTCCAAGCGCGCTCAAATCAATACCGGCAGTTGTGGTATTTTGCTTAGAAGTATTGTCTACTTGCTGCGATGAGGTCGCAGGCAGAGTTCCCGCCAACTGCGCTGTAATACTTGCGGCGCGCTGACTGGCAAACTCCAGGAAAACAGGAAGTGTGTTTTCATACTGCTCGTAGGTGTAAAAAGCAGTCGCGTCGTTTTTGACATAGTCGCTAATCAGCGCGTCTACCTTTTGCACATTATTTTCGAATACCCCGCTGTCAAAATAACTTGAAACAACTTCACTTAAATATTTATGGTAAAGCTCCTTATACTCCGGCACTTCAAGCAGCTTTCCGATAAGAGGGCGCTCACTTAGACTACTTGTAACAGGTGTATCTATAGGGTGATGAATCGCCGCTTCCGCATTATTTATCTCGTGGCCTGCGAAAGCCAGGTTGAAATCCCATGGCAAAATCGTAAATACACCGTTTTCCTCGTACAAATAATAATTATGCTTCATATTCCCCGTATAG encodes:
- a CDS encoding CotH kinase family protein, with the translated sequence MIEGKRINLIIAIAMVIAVMFTTALILFPGMLSTSAATEPEYVSKVFNKDEVTQINIDIKQEDFDWILENATREEYRSCDITVNGATFYNAGIRPKGNSSLRTVAGNENTDRYSFKIEFDTYIAGQTCFGLNKLALNNIIMDKTYMKEYIAYDLFDSMGVVTPKYAYANITVNGEPWGLYLAVEVMEESFVERNYGSLDGCLYRPEGSGADLKWTGESASNYSGIRNNAAYDVTDSDFDKVIKMIYNLNNGTDLEQYLDVDSILRYFAVNTYLVNFDSYTGNMKHNYYLYEENGVFTILPWDFNLAFAGHEINNAEAAIHHPIDTPVTSSLSERPLIGKLLEVPEYKELYHKYLSEVVSSYFDSGVFENNVQKVDALISDYVKNDATAFYTYEQYENTLPVFLEFASQRAASITAQLAGTLPATSSQQVDNTSKQNTTTAGIDLSALGGMGGGMRGNGAGGMPGGEGRNNNQGIPAEQNNNREPQPANSGGPPGDRNMQNQENMAEIMKIMQETENGELSAEQIARLKELGLDDDRIERMKNMPAGMQQPGRANARPGAAPGNEGMNPFGNRGTSNQMSPVQIGYISVSAAVILLGLLFAWKFRKRKYSS
- a CDS encoding TrkH family potassium uptake protein → MEKIRPVPLNQKKILTPIQFIVLGYLLFAFLGSVLLSSPFALQPGVKLEFIDALFTATSAISVTGLTTVVTRDTFSLAGRTILAFLIQFGGIGIMSMGTLFFVMRGNQIRLRERLMIRADQNQISLQGMVKLILFILKVAILFELLGALILTIHFIYNYQAPFLSALGMGVFHGISGFTNAGFDLFGNSLLDFQQDYIVKGVIGTLLLAGAIGFPVLLESYSNLLSWRKQRKLRFSLYTKITTITFGILVIAGFFFILLSEYSSTLAGMPWSQKIAVALFQSLTTRNGGFSSIDMNIFSSSTLLFLSLLMFIGASPSSCGGGIRTTTFAVLLLSLKAYLEGSNHVKVFQRELYQEDIVKALLVFFLAVILIFVSVVALAAIENFSTTEIIFEVCSAFGTTGLSMGITGELSKAGKAIIIAVMLIGRIGLISLLLLFRTRRPEDSFHYVKEHIIIG
- a CDS encoding ABC transporter permease, translated to MTNDLLIAILATSVMVGTPILFASLGEILTERAGILNLGVEGVMLVGAVSGFAVALFSHNPWLGVTGAMLAGGALALAHAVLCVTLKANQVVSGLALALFGAGLSGYLGKSLVGIPLPVKIAASKVPLLGDIPFLGPVFFQQDGMVYLGYLIAPALWYLLFRTRTGLSVRAVGENPGAADALGISVSLTRYACTIAGGMLAGAGGAYLSLAYAPAWLENMTAGRGWIAIALVIFAAWNPLYALAGAYLFGGIDALSLRLQAMNVTVSPFFLRMLPYLFTLLVLVLVTRKSTRHRFGAPKALGLPYEREER
- a CDS encoding ABC transporter ATP-binding protein: MAKTLLVEMKGITKRFPGVTANRNVHLQLFQGEIHALLGENGSGKSTLMSVLSGLYRPDEGEIYIRGEKVNFLSPRDAINAGIGMVHQHFRLVEPFTVAENVALGSRETPFKLKMKGLEVQIRQLSADFGLSVDPAAPVWRLSLGELQRVEIIKMLYRQTNVLILDEPTAVLTPGEVKDLFTILKKIAASGKAVVVITHKLSEVMTVADRVTVLRDGVVAGTALQEEISESNLAALMIGREMPQPAAKTAVAAGRTVLELKDMHVRGEGGSEALAGVNIAVREGEILGIAGVAGNGQKELAEAVTGLRRISGGSIFLGDEDVTGLPVRQRIDRGIGYVPEDRLGTGLVPGLSATDNMILKNYRKPGSNRGFFIRHSDVQKQTGDLIKKFSVRLADPALPVRFLSGGNLQRLLLAREISSQPRLLVAVYPVRGLDIAATEAIHSLLFDLRATGAAVLLISDDLEEIFKMSDRIAVLYRGRVQSVFPNTGDTDMEILGRLMTGAAQREEEVS
- a CDS encoding ABC transporter permease; translation: MSVKPALRLEKRLETSRSAAFLVPVVSVVLALFTGALFFWFSGKNPAVVYSSMFYGAFGSAYGLSETVVKAIPLSLCGLGIALAFRMQLWNIGGEGQFYMGAMAATWVALFHPQLPGWIMLPAMFLAGFIAGGLWGLLPAVPRAYQGVNETITTLMLNYIAIFWVDYLVHGPWRDPAGFNFPLTAQFVPSAILPAFGTTRIHAGLIFTIAAALVMYLVMRNTRTGFEIKVIGESQSAARYAGISLEKNILLVMLFSGALCGLAGMAEVSGIAGRLQEGLSPGYGYTAIIVAWLSRLNPLALPVVAFMFGGLQVGGYSVQTSGVPATTVSMLQGLLLFFVLGGELFYRYRLSWRSKSIKEGANS